Below is a window of Miscanthus floridulus cultivar M001 unplaced genomic scaffold, ASM1932011v1 fs_750_1_2, whole genome shotgun sequence DNA.
accacgccatcctggggcagccatgctatgccaagttcatggcggtccccaactatacgtacctcaagctcaagatgccgggccccaacggcgtcatcactatcgagtccacgtacgagcatgcatacgactacgacgtcaAGTGCATCGAGTATGCCAAGGCTATcatagaggccgagaccctcatcgtcaaccttgaCCAACTCGGTAGCGAGGTGCCCGACTCCAAGCGCCAcgccgggactttcgagcccgcggaggccatcaaactcgtcccggtcgaccccacctaccccgatgaccgggcgctgaggatcagtgccaccctcgacatcaaataggaagccatgctcgttgACTTTCTTCACGCGAATGTCGATATGtttgcgtggagtccctcggacatgctgggcataccgagggaggtcgccgagcatgccttggacatccgggccggctctaggctggtgaagcagcgcctgcactGATTcaatgaggaaaagcgcagggccatcggcgaggagatacagaagcttttggtggctagattcatcaaagaagtgtcccatccagagtggttagctaatcctgtattagttaagaagaaaaatgggaagtggagaatgtgtgtagactacaccggtctaaacaaagcatgtccaaaagtccctttcccattacctcgaatcgaccaaatcattgactccactgcgggatgtgaaaccctatccttccttgatgcatattccggttaccatcagatcaaagatgaaagagtccgaccagctcacgacttctttcatcacaccatttggcatgtactgctatgtgactatgtcattcggcctcagaaatgcaggggccacatatcagtggtgcatgacccacgtctttggcgagcacatcaggcggactgtcgaggcctacgtggacgacatcgtggtcaagaccaggcAGGCTAGTGATCTCGTCagcgacttggaaatagcctttaGATGCCTCAGGGAGATGGGCaacaagctcaaccccgagaagtgtgtctttggggttccccgaggcatgctcttaggattcatagtcttagAACGcaacatcgaagccaacccagagaaggtcttagccgtgaccaacatgggaccgatccgagacctcaagggagtacagagggtcatgggatgccttgcggccctaagtcacttcatctcgcaccttggcgaaaaaggcttgcccctgtaccacctcttgaggaaatcagaatgtttttcttggacccctgaggccgaagaagccctcaccaaactcaaggcattgctcaccaatcctcccgtcctagtaCTGCCGGCCaagggtgaggccctcttactctacgtcaccgcaacgacccaagtggtcagcgcggccgtagtggttgagaggcaggaagaggggcatgctctacccatccaacgacctatttacttcatcagtgaagtgctcttTGAGACCAAAACATGCTACCCCCCATATCCAGAAACTAATCTACGCCGTGATCTTGGCTCgatgcaagctgcgtcactacttcgagtcccaccaggtgaccgtggtatcatctttccccctaggagagataatccataaccgggaggcctcgggtaggataaccaagtgggccatcgaactcatgggggaggctctGTCCTTTGCGCATCAGAAagcaatcaagtctcaggtcttggccgattttgtggctgagtggaccgacacccaactgccacctattcaggtccaggcggaatgctgggccatgtacttcgatgggtccttgatgaagaccggggtgggcgtgggtctgctcttcatctcaccccttggagtacacatgcgctacatgattcggctccactttgccgcctccaacaacgcagccaagTACGAAGCCCttgtcaacggcttgcagatcgccatcgaacttggagtacggcatcTCGACGTACGGGGCGATTCATAGCTCGTTgttgatcaagtgatgaaggagtcgaactgccatgaccccaaaatggaagcGTACTACAAGCTGGTATGttgccttgaagacaagttcgacggtcttgaactcaaccacatcgcgcgcaaattcaatgaggccgcggacgaactggcaaagatggtgtCGGTGTGGGCCCcgatccccccgaacgtctttgccaaagacctccacaaaccttccatcgactatgcctcagCGGCAGAAGAGGGCCCATCGGTCGAGCCCCCCGCAGGGCTTGAGGCCCCCTCTGTCGTCGAGCCTCCTTCGGCcgagcccaaggtcatggaagtcaacacggagcctcccgaggccaaccaagGCGTGGACTGGCGTGTCCCATTCCTTGATTACCTCGTCCGAGGAGTGCTTCCCGCTGACAGGACCGAAGTCCGATGGCTTGCTCGGTGAGCCAAGACTTATGTTCTCGGTGAtggcgaattgtacaggcgaagcccatctggcgtcctccaacgatgcatcactacttcgacaggtcgagccctactttgggacttgcacataggagcctgtgggcaccatgtggcacctcggacgctcgtcggaaacaccttccgccaagggttctactagccaatagcggttgctgatgccaccaagctcgtacgctcctgcgagggatgcaaGTACTACGCACGACAGATGCATCTCCCAgctcaagccctccaaaccatccctatcacatggccgttcgccgtgtgggggctcgacttggttgggcctctacagaaggcccccgagggctacacccatatgttggtagcaatcgataagttctccaagtggatcgaggctcgtccaatcaatcaaatcaagtccgagcaagcggtgctattcttcaccaATATAATCCACAGGTTCGGGTTCCGAAcatcatcatcaccgacaatgggacacaattcaccggccaaaaattcctgacgttctacaacgaccaccacatccgtgtggcctggtcagccgttggacatcctaggacaaatggccaagtagagagtgccaacggcatgatcctacaaggccttaagccaagaatatacaactggttgaagaaatttggcaagaaatggcttactgaactcccatcggtcatctagagcctgaggaacacccctagccgagccacggggttcacaccgttcttcctggtctatggagccgaggccatcctccccactgacttggaatacggttccccgaggctacatgcCTACAACTAGCAAAGTAACCGCACCGCCCGCGaggacaccctcgaccaactggaggaagcccaagacattgcgctgctacatttggccaagtaccagcaagccctatgacgcTATCAAGCTCGACGCATTCGAAGCTGAGACCTGAAAGTGGGTGACCTAGTGCTaaggctaaggcagagcaacaagggctgccacatgctaaccctgccatgggaaggaccaaaCATCGTCGCCTAAgtgctgaagcctgggacctacaagctagcgaacgagaagggtgaaatcctcaccaacgcttggaacatagaacaactacatcgcttttacccttaaatttccaagcattgtatatattgtttctcgaaatacaattaagaaacattctttagttgttctaatctttcgagaaacccccgggcccatcaagggcctcagcgatatgataactccattagggagactcagctccgcctctacagaggtgcccactgCAGGGCTTGAACGAGACACgactctgcctctgtagaaccgagcctccctcgggggctagaaggggggactcccccctaagtcccacgcaccatttctTAGCTGGTTTTTGAAAAAATTTccacgccaaaccctctagcacgctctaacaaatcaattgtaaataacctaaggaccaaaagtctgtctcagggccaaaaggccggacgagtcgcgagacggcctacgcctccaggctacggcactccctcaccacctttttgccctagggacaacttaggctccgaggaagttttttgcgaatgatatgttcagaaacaagacagagggtagaggctcagaaatacaataaagaaaaaCGACTAAGAAGCGTAGACGCATAAGTATTTCAAAAAGGCCTCGACAGGCCACCAGTGTTACGATACGGTAATGTAATCCCTAATTTATGTACATGGTCTCTTGGGCCTAGGTCAGGGATCAGGGTCTCTAGCATTGGCGGACGgcaggggagggaccacctcctcttcaaatagCCTGGCCAGCGCTGTGCCGGGGCCCTCAGCTGCGTCCATTAGCTTCGTgacctcctcgtcggcctcctcgttgTCCTCGGGCAAGACATAGCTGTCACTAATGGTCTCGAGGTCGAcgccggcgtagtgcgaggagatgacggccagggcATGCTTGACGCCCGCATGTAGCACCCCCCGAAGTCGCTcgtgcacttggccgctcaatgtGACCAAGCGGCTTttaagggagctgcccgattgggccccctcaacctccagggcctcgcacaCGGTGCGGGTGGCACTCTTCAGCGTGTCATGCTCCCAGATCTCAGCCTCAAGCACTGCCTGCACTACGatagaggcctcggctgcccgggtgacctccttctccaactctatGCCAAAACaaatggaatggggttgagcgcaaagggAAACAAGCCCTATAGGGGCggaagcctacgggactcaccctcggtcTTCTCCTCCTAgagctgggcctcgacccaagaggcctcggctttctccttctagcgcTGGGCATTGACTAgagaggcctcggccttctccttcctgCCCTAGACCTCGACCTGAGAAGCCTCAACCACCCTAGAAGCCTCTTTCTCTAGCTCTACaccacaccagggagttaggagtcgaacacaagaaaaacaaataaaacaaggggaacaggactcaccctcgacctttcccttccagaccacagcctcggtccgggaggcctcgaccaccttgagggcctctgccagggagcctttcgtcagcaggtgcgcaccctgctctgcccctagctgcccagtgagggccttggcagaggccgttgCTTCTTCAGCCCAAGACCGAAAGGCGTCCCAATCgtcggccacccgggtcagcttctcttccagctccttgacccgcgctaccaaaggggcgacctgctcctgagccatggccgcctcgaccttcataTTGGCATAGcggaggcggaggtcctccacctccatgctccgTGCTGATAGAACTTCATTGGCGTCAGCGAGCAGACCtttctgccgctggagctggtcccagatgtccctctcccatcgaaggaacaatgacttcctgagggaccgggtctcgagctcctagataggcaaggGGTCATTCAGTacgagaaaactcagaaaaagatgaCACCACATGAGAAAGGAAGGCGCGAACCTAGGCGACCCCAGACAGATCGTCggccacgacggacagcgctgtccgcagtgaccgctccgccagcaggtggtattgctcgaaggtgtcccagcgccccccCCTCAGCCGCGTCCTcaagggtgaacagaggctccccctcagggtcgtcccggctctgccacaagacacgcgggtgatcccacccgtggggctcgagTCGCACCTgcacgagggccaagcttccgTCGCCCGAGGTCGGAGCCGGCTGCTCCATAGTGCCGACCGCCTCGGCATCAACCACCTCcttcgcccgggaagtatcgtcggaggagatcgaatggacctccacttcccggaCGCTCTCCTACAACAGCGGCGGGCCTTGGACCGGCGGCGGTATTAAGGCTTGtcccgcctccgcctccacttcTTGGGCCGCCGGCTTCGCTGCGCTCACGCCGGCTCCTGCCACCccggcctcggcggtctcgggggcttcgGTCCCCGCCACCCTGTCCTCGATGGTCTCGAGGGCTCCGATCCCCACCACCCcagcctcggtggtctcgggggctccggtccCCGCCACTTCGGCCTCGACGGTCCTGAGCGCCCTGGCCTCCGTCGCCTTGGCCTCAGAAGTCCCGGGGGCCTCtgtctcgccctcggtggcctcggcaactaagggcacctcggccccatccgactcacgggcctcggcctcgcagGGCGCAAGCGTCTCCTCCCCCGCTCGCTCCGTGGCCACCTCAGTAACCTCCCCCTGGGCGaccagctccttcgggtcggccctcgccgacgccccACCGCGCTGTACGGcggcctgcgcctccaccacctgaTGAGCGGTGGAGCCCGTGCTCACCTTTAGCGACTTAATTGGTGCCAGGGCAGGCACCTCTACCTTACGCTTTCGGCTGAAGGCAAAACACCCACTTGGTTAGCATATGACGTAAAGCGAGCGGGAAACAATACGAACTCTgctgaa
It encodes the following:
- the LOC136532963 gene encoding uncharacterized protein — its product is MADTPEARELGKHVVSPVASTAEVEQVAAGATQLPPQRIEGVPESGDGRLALTDIRKRKVEVPALAPIKSLKVSTGSTAHQVVEAQAAVQRGGASARADPKELVAQGEVTEVATERAGEETLAPCEAEARESDGAEVPLVAEATEGETEAPGTSEAKATEARALRTVEAEVAGTGAPETTEAGVVGIGALETIEDRVAGTEAPETAEAGVAGAGVSAAKPAAQEVEAEAGQALIPPPVQGPPLL
- the LOC136532962 gene encoding uncharacterized protein, which translates into the protein MEQPAPTSGDGSLALVQVRLEPHGWDHPRVLWQSRDDPEGEPLFTLEDAAEGGALGHLRAIPPAGGAVTADSAELETRSLRKSLFLRWERDIWDQLQRQKGLLADANEVLSARSMEVEDLRLRYANMKVEAAMAQEQVAPLVARVKELEEKLTRVADDWDAFRSWAEEATASAKALTGQLGAEQELEKEVTRAAEASIVVQAVLEAEIWEHDTLKSATRTVCEALEVEGAQSGSSLKSRLVTLSGQVHERLRGVLHAGVKHALAVISSHYAGVDLETISDSYVLPEDNEEADEEVTKLMDAAEGPGTALARLFEEEVVPPLPSANARDPDP
- the LOC136532961 gene encoding uncharacterized protein, yielding MAVPNYTYLKLKMPGPNGVITIESTYEHAYDYDVKCIEYAKAIIEAETLIVNLDQLGSEVPDSKRHAGTFEPAEAIKLVPVDPTYPDDRALRISATLDIK